From the genome of Streptomyces xanthophaeus:
GGGCAGGCTGATGGCAGAGCAGTTCGTCGGCTCCGGATGGGCGTTCCCGCTGCGCATCAGCCCCACCGGCGGTATCGCCCTGGTCAGTGGGGAACGCGAGGTCGAGGAGGCCATCAGGCTGGTCCTGTCCACCGCGCCCGGAGAACGGCCGATGCGCCCCGAGTTCGGCTGCGCCATCCACGACATGGTCTTCGCCCCGGTCAACGAGGCCACCGCGGGCCGCATCCAGCACGAGGTGCACAGCTGCCTGGACCGCTGGGAACCGCGCATCGAGGTGGACGACGTCGCGGTGACGGCCGGCGCGGACGAAGGCGTGCTCTTCATCGACGTCCGCTACTCGATCACCGGCACCAACAATCCGCGCAGCCTGGTCTTCCCGTTCTACGTGATCCCCTCCCACGACGGACCCGATGGGTCCGCCGCGCCCGACGAGCACCTTGGAAGCGACCGCTGATGGCCCTGCCCTCCCCGAACCTCGACGACCGGCGCTTCCAGCAGTTCGTCGACGACGCCAAGCGCTACATCCAGCAGCGCGCTCCCGAGTGGACCGACCACAACGTCTCCGACCCGGGTGTGACCCTCGTCGAGACGGTCGCCCACATGGCGGACCAGATCGTGTACCGGCTCAACCGGGTTCCGGAGAAGAACCACCTCGCGTTCCTGGACCTCATCGGGATCACGCTCTTCCCCCCGTCCGCCGCGCGCGCCGGCGTCACGTTCTGGCTGTCGGCGCCGCAGAAGCAGCCCGTCGTGCTGGCGACGGGTACCGAGGTCGCCACGGTCCGCACCCAGACCGAGGACGCGGTGGTGTTCGCCACCGAGCGCGAACTCACCGTGGTGCCCTGCGAGCT
Proteins encoded in this window:
- a CDS encoding GPW/gp25 family protein, whose product is MAEQFVGSGWAFPLRISPTGGIALVSGEREVEEAIRLVLSTAPGERPMRPEFGCAIHDMVFAPVNEATAGRIQHEVHSCLDRWEPRIEVDDVAVTAGADEGVLFIDVRYSITGTNNPRSLVFPFYVIPSHDGPDGSAAPDEHLGSDR